A genomic window from Arthrobacter sp. FW305-BF8 includes:
- a CDS encoding bifunctional phosphatase PAP2/diacylglycerol kinase family protein, which yields MRRMLRRGPGWVAALDRTLMRAVSGFPGGHHDTFFRRLSASANKGKLWFGVAAVAAAIPGRTRRAAVHGLLAQGVASAVTNLVFKTLLPRARPLPEHLPVFRFVHPQPTSSSMPSGHSASAVAFALGTGMVQPVLGALVAPVAAGVAYSRVHTGAHWPSDVLFGSAIGAGAALVTRKWWPVRPPMPATSRRRVEAARLPNGEGLSIAVNTLGGSFTEETAAALKEVFPSAHITLMAPEDDVAQRMAEAATVPGIRALGVWGGDGTVGTAAAAAVEHDLPLLVLAGGTLNHFARDVGTPSLVEAVAAAESGEAALADVGAVAVERGLADDPEKVELIMLNTASIGLYPNLVRRREQLQPALGKPLAGVVAMFRTFAAEKPITLIVNGVRHRLWIMYLGRGRYYPRDHAPLVRPVLDDGVLDVRMMTADESFARLRMLWSVLTGTVATSRITHLAEATRVRVECGTAPMVLAVDGEAMPGVRAAEFTLKRSALRYYSPGEDR from the coding sequence ATGCGACGAATGCTGCGCCGCGGGCCCGGCTGGGTCGCTGCCCTCGACCGCACGCTGATGCGGGCCGTCTCCGGCTTTCCCGGCGGGCACCATGACACATTTTTCCGGCGGCTCTCGGCTTCGGCCAACAAGGGAAAGCTCTGGTTTGGCGTAGCGGCCGTGGCCGCTGCCATTCCGGGACGCACCAGGCGCGCCGCAGTTCACGGCTTGCTGGCACAGGGTGTTGCCTCCGCCGTGACGAACCTCGTCTTCAAAACACTGCTTCCGCGCGCCCGGCCCCTGCCTGAGCATTTGCCGGTCTTTCGCTTCGTTCATCCCCAGCCCACCAGTTCCTCCATGCCGTCAGGCCACTCGGCTTCAGCGGTGGCGTTCGCCTTGGGCACCGGAATGGTGCAGCCGGTGCTCGGAGCCCTCGTGGCCCCCGTGGCCGCAGGCGTCGCATACTCCAGAGTGCATACAGGCGCCCACTGGCCATCGGATGTGCTGTTTGGTTCCGCGATCGGAGCCGGCGCAGCGCTTGTGACGAGGAAATGGTGGCCGGTGCGGCCGCCCATGCCTGCCACCTCGAGGCGTCGGGTTGAGGCGGCCAGACTCCCGAACGGGGAGGGGCTGAGCATCGCTGTGAACACCCTCGGCGGGTCCTTTACCGAGGAAACCGCAGCAGCGCTGAAAGAGGTATTCCCGTCTGCGCATATAACTCTCATGGCGCCCGAGGACGACGTTGCCCAGCGGATGGCGGAGGCAGCAACCGTTCCGGGCATCCGGGCGCTCGGGGTGTGGGGCGGGGACGGAACTGTGGGCACCGCCGCCGCAGCCGCCGTCGAGCATGATCTTCCGTTGCTGGTGCTGGCCGGTGGAACCCTCAACCACTTCGCCCGTGACGTCGGCACGCCCTCCCTGGTGGAGGCGGTAGCCGCAGCGGAAAGCGGCGAAGCGGCGCTGGCTGACGTGGGCGCCGTCGCCGTGGAACGCGGACTGGCGGACGATCCGGAAAAGGTGGAGCTCATCATGCTCAACACCGCGAGCATCGGGCTGTACCCGAATTTGGTGCGGCGCCGCGAACAGCTGCAGCCCGCCCTGGGGAAGCCCCTCGCCGGCGTCGTTGCGATGTTCCGGACCTTCGCCGCGGAGAAGCCGATCACACTGATCGTCAACGGCGTCCGGCACAGGCTCTGGATCATGTACCTGGGCCGGGGCCGCTACTACCCGCGGGACCACGCCCCGCTCGTCCGGCCGGTGCTGGACGACGGCGTGCTCGACGTCAGGATGATGACTGCTGACGAGTCGTTCGCCCGGCTGCGCATGCTGTGGTCCGTGCTGACCGGTACGGTGGCGACCTCCCGGATCACCCACCTTGCCGAGGCCACCCGAGTCCGCGTGGAGTGCGGCACCGCCCCCATGGTGCTTGCGGTGGACGGCGAAGCCATGCCCGGGGTCCGCGCCGCCGAGTTCACCCTGAAGCGGTCCGCCTTGCGCTACTACTCACCCGGGGAAGACCGCTGA